The Flavobacterium sp. CBA20B-1 genome includes the window TACCGAATTTGCTTTTAACAAAAACGAGATTAAACTGTATGCGTATAATGCAGACGGAACCCCACAAATGGTGGATGGTAAGCAAAAAGTAAAAGAACGTTTAGCGCCAGGGGTTTGGTTAGATCTCGACAAAAATTATTTTCAAGAAAAATTCTTTGCAAACAATAAATACAAATCCTTATTAAATAACGGACTTTTAAAAGAATATTTCCGTGGGTTGTATTTTGAAGTGGAAGATAATTTCAGCCAAAACGCATTGGCACAATTAAACTTAAGCCGCGGAAAAGTAGTTTTTGTTTATAAACAAGACGGTGAAATAGACGCCAACACCAATCAACCAAAACGCGAACGCAAAACCTATGAATTCCGTATTGGTTATGATGATAAACAATCTACTCCGATAACAGCAACTACTGTGAATTTATTAGAAAACAATTTCGATCTAGACAATAATTCGGTAGGAAATCTGTGGATAAAAGGCGGCGGAAACAGCACATTTGCAACTCTTTCATTATTTGGAAACGACGCTGATGGTAGCGGAAAAGCAGATGAATTAGAAACCATTATCAACAATAAATGGTTGGTGAATCAGGCATTGCTCACCTTATATGTGGATCATTCTGCAATGGGATTAGATACCATCGCAGTACCTAAACAATTGTATTTGTATGATTACAAAAACAACAAAGTAATTGCCGATTATTTAAGCGATACATCAACTACAGGAAAACCAATTTTTGGTGGATTCTTAAACAAAACAAACAAATCGGTACACAAATACCAATTTAGAATAACAGATCACATCAACAATTTAATAACAAAAGATTCTACCAATGTACCTTTAGGATTGGTTGTTGCAAGCGATATTTCGTTAACAGCAATGAATCCATTAAAAGCTACAACAAAAACAATACCCTTAACCGCTACTATGAATCCGTTTGGAACAATTATTCACGGGCCAAATGCATCAAACAGCGATTTAAAAATGAGATTGGAAATTTATTACACTAAAGAAAATTAATTATGTGTGGCATTGTAGGTTATATAGGCACAAAAGATGCTTATCCAATAATAATAAAAGGTTTAAAGCGATTGGAATACCGCGGATATGATAGTGCCGGAGTGGCATTGTTTAACGGCGAACAATTCATAGCAAGCAAAACCAAAGGCAAAGTTTCTGATTTGGAAGAAAGAGCCCAAGCAGAAAACACTCTAAAAGGGTCAATGGGAATTGGTCATACACGTTGGGCAACACACGGCGTGCCAAACGATGTAAACTCTCATCCTCACTTTTCAAACTCAGGCGAGTTGGTGATTATTCACAATGGTATCATTGAAAATTATGAGCCATTAAAACAAGAATTAATCAATCGTGGTTATACCTTTAAATCGGATACCGACACCGAAGTTTTGGTGAATCTTATCGAAGATATTCAAAGAAACAAAGGCTTAAAGTTAGGGAAAGCCGTGCAAGTAGCATTGAATCAAGTGATTGGTGCCTATGCAATTTGTGTGATGGATATTAAAAAGCCCAATGAAATTGTAGCAGCTCGTTTGGGCAGTCCATTGGCAATTGGTATTGGCGAAGGGGAATATTTTGTGGCATCTGATGCTTCTCCGTTTATTGAATACACCAACAATGCGATTTATTTGAAAGACGAAGAAATG containing:
- a CDS encoding DUF4270 domain-containing protein; this translates as MRRKSIAQFVVLSVLSVTAISCEQDFTEMGAEVIDSDQFGFEKYLVQNIETTNSEAGIANTRNLPVNNLGVYTHSAFGKTTAHFVTQIEMKNNSDLTSFGENLVLDSVYVYIPFTSSVSATDSDGNRSFNVSDVYGNGKFTLNVYENGYFLRTTDPNNNFDTQFYYADEKNIFDQNKKGLAGSNRLNNSTNTAQNTEFAFNKNEIKLYAYNADGTPQMVDGKQKVKERLAPGVWLDLDKNYFQEKFFANNKYKSLLNNGLLKEYFRGLYFEVEDNFSQNALAQLNLSRGKVVFVYKQDGEIDANTNQPKRERKTYEFRIGYDDKQSTPITATTVNLLENNFDLDNNSVGNLWIKGGGNSTFATLSLFGNDADGSGKADELETIINNKWLVNQALLTLYVDHSAMGLDTIAVPKQLYLYDYKNNKVIADYLSDTSTTGKPIFGGFLNKTNKSVHKYQFRITDHINNLITKDSTNVPLGLVVASDISLTAMNPLKATTKTIPLTATMNPFGTIIHGPNASNSDLKMRLEIYYTKEN